A segment of the Pseudoalteromonas sp. UG3-2 genome:
TGTTTGGCTCACAATTGCTTTTAAAGTCCGTTCTGGCAGCGCATTTAAGCTCACTAGTGGCTTGGTCTGCTTGTGCCCGTGGTGACCGTGTTGGCGGCGTGGTATTTAATGACCAGCATCACCACGAGTTAAAACCCATGGCCCGCGACCGTGGTGTGTTGGCATTAGCGCATCAACTGTGTAGTTTGCATCAGCAAGCTTTAGAGAGCCGCGATGCAGCGACGAATAGCCATCGTTTTAATGAAAACTTAAAACGGCTGGTGCATTTAGCTAAGCCCGGTAGCTTAATTTACTTAGTCTCAGACTTCACCGCGCTGGATGAGGACAGTTTCAAATTGCTAGAGCGTGCCACACGCCATAATGAAGTCATTGCCTGTATGATAACCGACCCATTTGAACGGCAACTACCGCATTATAGCCAAGCTATTGAAGCCACTGACGGGGGCAATAAATGGACCTTGCCATTAATGGATCAACAGTTTCGAGAGCAGTTTTCGCACCACGCCGAGCGCTTTTTTGAGCAGCGGATAGCGCTGTTGCGACGCTCTGGCATGACGTTACAACACTATGATGCGTCTCTACCAATCGAATTACAGTTAGTGAGGGGTTAAATGCAAGCGGATCCGTTAGCACAACTTAACGACGTCGTTGTGCCACAAAGCGTAAGCTGGTGGCCACTGTCCTATCCCATGTGGGCGCTGATCGGCACCATTGTATTACTGCTAGTATTCATTTGTCGCTATTTTTACCTTCGGCAACAGCACCTGCGTGCCAAAAAGCATGCAGTTAAACTAAGTACGTCTGCGCAATCAGCACAAGAGTTACATTTAATTCTAAAACGCTTAGTGAAACACTATTACGGTGAACCGTATGCCAGTCTCAGTGCTGAGCCTTGGCTTGAGTTTCAAGCCAAAGTCACCAAAGCCGAATTAACTCGCCAAGAGCTAGACTCACTCTATTCCCCTAATCCAAGTGCGACCTTACAAGCAAAGCTTATCACCGCGATTAAAACCTTTAACGTTAAGGAGAAGCGCTATGTTTGAGTTTGCTTGGCCTTGGGCGTTTTTATTGTTGCCTTTGCCTTGGCTCATTGCCAAATTTAAGCCCAGTAAAGCTCAGGCTGGCATTAAGCTACGCATTCCAAGCTTGGCTAAAATGGCCATTGCAGGCCACTCACAACTGCAACCAAGAAAGTCGATAAACTGGTTAGAGGCATTAGTTTGGCTGCTGCTGGTAATTGCTGCTGCTAACCCAACGTGGTTGGACGACCCTATCGTGGTGCCAAACGAAGGCAGAGACATTATGCTCGCCGTTGACCTATCGGCCTCGATGACAGAGCAGGATATGGACTATCAAGGCCGCAGTGTCGACCGCCTTTCGGTGGTGAAAGCCGTGGTCAGTGACTTTATTAGCGAACGCCAGGGCGACCGCTTAGGCCTTATCCTGTTTGGCGACACGGCGTTTTTGCAAACGCCATTAACCCGAGATCTCAACACCGTGAGTCAAATGCTCAGTGAAGCACAAATTGGTTTAGTTGGCCGTGCCACCGCCATTGGCGATGCCATTGGCTTAGCCGTAAAGCGCTTTGGTGAGCGCGAGCAAAGCAATAAAATTTTAATTTTACTCACCGATGGTCAAAACACCGCCGGTAATTTGGAGCCCGATGAAGCCCTAGTGTTGGCCCGCGAAGAAGGCATAAAAGTGTATACCATTGGCGTTGGCTCTGATGGCAAGCGTGGTTTTGGGCTATTTGGCTTCAATTCCATGGCGGGCAGCAGTATTGATGAAAAAACCTTACAACACATCGCTAAAGAAACCGGTGGTCAGTATTTTCGCGCTAAAGACGTAGCAGGGTTACAACAAATTTATGCCATGCTCGACCAACTTGAGCCAATAAGCGACGAAACCCAAACGTTTAGACCCAAATTGGCATTATTTTATTGGCCGCTATTGGCAGTGCTAACCTTGCTGTTTTTAGCGCGCTGCAGTGTTGTTTTAACAGCCTGGCTGCGGAGGTAACCTGATGGAATTTGAATTTATCCGTCCACAGCTACTGTGGCTATTACTACCTTGGATGCTATACGGCCTGCTTCACTGGCGCAACAAAGGCGCTAAGCAGGCACAACAACTGATTGCTCCACACCTAGCTGGTGTGGTGATGGGTGAGCATAAAAATAATGGCCAAAAGCATAATTCAGCTTGGCTTAGTATTGCCTTTTTCTTGCTTGCTATTATCGCCATTGCCGGCCCGAGTATTGAAAAGCGTGAAGTGCCAGTGTTTAAAACTCAAGCACCTCGAGTCATGGTAATGGACATGTCCTACTCCATGTATGCCACCGATATTGCTCCAAACCGCTTAACCCAAGCCCGTTTTAAAGCCTTAGATTTATTACAACTATTTAAAGAAGGCGAAACCGGGTTAATTGCTTACGCAGGAGATGCCTTTACCGTATCGCCATTAACCACCGATGTTACGACCTTAGAAAACCTAATTCCAAGCCTCAGCCCTGAAATCATGCCCAGCAAAGGCTCGAACGTGCTTGCCGGAATTGACCAAGCCGTGAGTCTACTTAAAGGTGCAGGGTTTGATCGTGGCAGCATTGTGTTGCTTACCGATGGTATTGAACAAAATGACAGCGAAGACATTCGTGCTTTGCTTAGTGGCAGTAACTTTACCCTCAGTGTATACGGCATTGGCAGCGCCGCAGGAGCGCCCATCAACTTACCTGAAGGGGGCTTTTTAAAAGACCAATATGGTCAGATAGTGGTACCAAAATTGGTTAAAAGTAGATTACAAAAGCTCGCAGCCAGCCAAGACGGTGTGTATGCCAGTTATACTGCTGATGGTCGCGATATCCAGGCCTTTAAGCCCAGTGCCAGTAACGCCAAACCCAGTGATGAGCAACAAACCAACACCAAGTGGCGCATTGACGCTGGCGTTTATTTACTGGTTTTATTAATTCCTATGGCACTGCTGCTACTGCGCAATCACGCCATCGCACTTAGCACAGTACTGTTGGTGTGTTTGTTCCCACAACAACACGCCTATGCTGCACAGTGGTCTCAATGGTTTAAAAACACAGATCAGAATGCCCTTGCCGCCTATCAAAATGATGATTATGACCAAGCCAGTCATGCCAGCAACTCGGTATTAAAGGGCGCGGCATTATATAAAAAAGGCGACTTTCAGCAGGCGGCCGATGTATTACGCCAGCAACCCTCTGCTGAGGCTCAATATAACCTTGGTAATGCGCTGGCGAAACTCGGTCAGCTTGATGACGCCATTGCAGCCTACGACCGGGCATTGGCTAAGCAGCCAGATTTCGAGCAAGCGCAACAAAATAAGGCACTCGTGCAACAGTTAAAGGATCAACAAGAGCAACAAAATCAACAAGGTCAGCAAGACCAACAAGGTCAGCAAGACCAACAAGGTCAGCAGGACCAACAAGGTCAGCAGGACCAACAAGGTCAGCAAGACCAACAAGGTCAGCAGGACCAACAAGGCCAGCAGGACCAACAAGGCCAGCAGGACCAACAAGGCCAGCAGGACCAACAAGGCCAGCAGGACCAACAAGGCCAGCAGGACCAACAAGGCCAGCAGGACCAACAAGGTCAGCAAGACCAACAAGGTCAGCAACAGCAATCCGACGGCAATAGTCAGGAAAATAATAATCAGCCAGAACTGGCTGCCAATACAGATCCAGAGCCTGGTCAACCACAACAGCAACCAGAGGATCCCAGTGAAGTCACGGCTGACGCTAAAGCGCAACCACAATCACAACAACAGCAACAACAAGCAGACAAGATGATGGCGCAACAAGGCCGCGAACTGACCCCAGAAGAAATAGAAAAGGCGCAGCAACTTAATCAGCTGCTGCGCAAAGTGCCAGACGATCCTGCAATCTTATTGAGAAATAAAATGCTACTAGAATCACAACAGCGTAAACAAAGACGTCTACCTCGAGGAGTTGAAAAATCATGGTAACACGTATTCTATTGCTATTGTCTTTGTTGATATCGAGTCAAGCGGCACTGGCTTTGGATAATTTAACTGCTAGTGTCGATAAAAACCCAGTGCTTGCTGGCGAATACTTTACCCTCACCATCACCGCCGAAGGTAAAGTGAAAGGCACCATTCCAGACGTTTCAGCCTTGAGCCAGAACTTTGTCACCAGTCCAGTAAGCACCAGTTCGCGCACCAGTATTATCAATGGCAGTATGACCAGCTCAACCAGTTGGCAAGTGCAACTGGTTGCCCGCACCCCAGGTGAGTACACTATTCCGGCCTTTGAGGTCGATGGTGCCAAAACCCAGCCCATCACCCTCAATGTGGTGGCGCAACAAGGCGATGAGCAAAGCAAAGATATTTTCGTTAAAGCAACGCTCGATAGCACCAGCCTTTATGTACAACAAGCTGGACTGTATACCGTTAAGCTTTATATCGGCCAAGACTTACTAGACGGTCAATTAAGTGCCCCAGAAGCCGAGGGTGCCACTGTGACTCAGCTGGGCAAACAGCAAGAAGAATATGAAATCGTTGATGGCCGTCGTTATATGGTGATCACCAGAGAATACATGCTGCAGCCACAAAGAAGTGGTGACATCACTATACAACCACCGGTATTTAACGGCCAAGTCCGCGAAGGGTATCGCCGCATGGCTGTCTCTGCAGTGGCTGAAGCCATCGAGTTGACGGTCAACCCCATCCCCAGTGAACACGCTGATAATTGGCTGCCCAGTGAGTACGTCAACTTTTCCGCTGAATGGCAACCACAAGACACTAATGTAACCGTGGGCACGCCACTGACACGTACTTTCACTTTAACCGCAGTAGGCGTGACTAAAGAGCAGCTACCTGAGCTTAATATGGAAGAGGTGGAAGGCTTTAGGATCTATCCTGATACCTCTGAGCGTAAACAAATTACTCGCGATGGCAAAGTGATTTCACAACTGCTGGTGTCTTTTGCTTATTTGCCCCAGCGCTCCGGTGAGTTTGTTTTGCCAGAAGTCTCCTTGCCTTGGTTTAACACCGTCACTAAGCGCCAAGAGTTTGCTACTTTGCCTGCCAAGAACATCACCATCAAAGCAGATCCAAATCAAACTCAGCCGGCGGCGCCAATAAGCAGCAGTGAAAGTGACGTTGCTGCGGCAAAAGACCTCAAAGCCCAGCCAGCCCCTCAAGTTCAAAAGCACATACCACAGTGGCTTTGGCTGATCACGGCACTGGGCTATCTGTTATGGCTGGCCACGGTTGTGGCTTGGTGGTTATTCCATAAGGCGCGCCCAACCGCCAAACTACCGGCCCAAGCTGAAGTCAATCAACCACGTAATATGGGTTTTTCAGATGCGGTTAAAAAAGACGATCCTCAGGCTTTTTATCAAGCCCTGCTGGTATACCTAAACCAGCAACAGCAAAGCTTGTCTGACTGGCTAAAAACTCAACCTAGTGAAGTGCAAAGCCAAGTGCATGCCTTGCAAGCCAGTCTATATGGCAAAGGTACTGGCGAGATAAACTTAAAAAGCTTATACCAAGCAGTGCAAAAAGCAGAGAAAGTACACTTACAACAACAAAGTACAGCACCGCTAGACAGTTTATACTAAAGCAAAGCGCCATTTGGCGCTTTTCTTTTATGGCTCTGTTATGCTTAATTAGCTCAGTAAACAAAAAAATGCATAATTGATGAAATAAACCTGCAATAAGGTAGGTCTTGTAAATATGACCAGTAAACAAACCCATTATGAGTCGCTGGTTCGGGCATATCACAAAGAACTCTATAAGTTCGCTTATTGGTTGTCAGGTGATCCGACAATAGCAGAAGACTTAGTCCAAGAAACTTTTTTGCGGGCTTGGCGCGCGCTTGACTCTTTACAAGAGAAAGACGCCGCCAAGCCGTGGTTATTAACTATTTTACGACGAGAAAACGCCCGACGCTTTGAGCGCAAACAGTTTGATTACAGTGATGTTGAGCAAGATACCTTGGTCGATGAGCGCAGCAGCAGTTTAGACGACAGCGCAGAGCAAGCCGTAGTGCAACGACAAATTGCAGCACTTGCCACCGAATATAAGGAACCTTTGTTATTACAAGTGGTGATGGGTTGCTCTGGCGATGAGATCGCTACTATTTTGGAGTTAAACAAAAACACCGTAATGACTCGCCTCTACCGGGCCAGAAATCAACTAAAAGAGGCATTAAAAGCAGGCTATGAACCAATTAAGGGGGCATCAAATTGATGGATGAACTCGAATTTAGGCGTCGATTATTCGCCGATCCACACGATGAAGAAGTTATCGCGGCGGCCAAAGCCCAGCCAGAATTACAGCGCATTGTCACTGAAATGCAGCAGTTCGATGACTTTCTTAATCAATCGATGGCAATCGCAGTACCGGATGATTTGGCCGATAAAATTATCGCCAAACAACAAGCCGAAGTTGCCAACAACCAAGAGCACGGCAAAGTGAGCTGGTTTAGACGAGCAACCATGCCCTTTGCTGTGGCCGCCAGTACGCTTTTTGCAGCGCTCATTTTTTATTTTGGCGGCTTTGGCGAACCGCTGAACACCGGGCAACATGCGCTAGCACATGTCTATCATGAATCTAGCGCTCTTGAGCGTGAAGACGCCATTCCACTTCAGCAAGTGAACGAGAAGCTCGCCATGTTTGGTGGTAAGTTTGATGACTTGCCGGGCAAAGTGGTGTTTGCCACTTTTTGTAATTTTAAAGGACAAAAGAGTCTGCACTTAGTGATGCAATCTGAGTTTGGTCCTTTAACTGTGTTTGTGGTGCCCACCGGGCAACAAGCCACCCTTGATGGCAGTGACCGCTTTTCAGATAACCGCTTTGCTGGCTTGATTGCTCACAACGATAGAGCCAATACTATTTTAGTTGGCGATAAAAGTGCGCCATTGCAACACTTCCAATCCGCAGTGCAAACCTCTTTGCGCTGGCTATAACATGGGAAATGGGCGCTATTCACCCATTTCCCCAAACCGTCATACCATGGCTATTTCAAAGCGCCAGCAACTTCATTACAATAGCATCAGTTTATTTTTAGATAGGAAAATCATGAAAAATTTCATTGTTTTATTCACTTTGTTAGCCTTAGTGATTGGTACTAGCTTTGATGCTGAAGCCAGAAAGAAGTTTGGTAAGCGCAGTAGCGGTAAAACCCACCAAACCACCACTACCCAGCAAAAGAAAGTGGATACCCAAACTCTTAATAGCAAAACCACCAAAACCAAGTCGAGCAAAAAAGGGATCATGGGCGGTATTTTAGGCGGCTTATTGGCCGGTGGCCTAATTGCAGCCATGCTAGGTGACGACTTTGAAGGTTTTCAACTGCTAGAGATGCTTCTGCTTGCTGGTGCGGCCTTTTTTATTTTTAAATTAGTAAAATCGGCATTACTTAAACGCCAACACCCAGGGTATGCTGGCGCAGCACCGCAATCATCTAACTACAACTCGCAACAATTCCAATCTAGCCAACCTAGTCCACAAAGCTCTGGTGGTGGGTTTGGCGCGACGTCTGTGCCACTGAACTTACCCCGCGATTTCGATATTAATGGCTTCTTACAGGGGGCAAGACAACATTATCAAACCATACAAAAAGCGTGGAATGACAATGATTTTGCTACTATTTCTGAGTACTTAAGCCCAGAACTTGTGGCTGAGTTTAAACAAGACCGCGAAGCCCAAGGCGATGTAAAGACGGAAGTGATGTTTGTCGATGCCGAAATGGTTCGTGCTGATACTCACCCCCATGTTTGGGAAATCAGCGTGAAGTTTACTGGTAAATACCGAGATTTAGGCGATATGCAAGAAGAACCCATTCATGAAATTTGGCACCTTGAGCGTCAAACCTCAGGTAATGCCCCTTGGCTTATCGTCGGTGTTGAAGATTTAGCTTCTTAAGCACGGACTATATTACCAGCCTGTGTTCACAAGTATTGCTTGAGCGCAGGCTGGCACGCTATAACTGACCACGAACAGTTAATACCTCGCGATCCTCACCCAGATCAACCACCACGTTGGCGCTTTCACTTAAGCTGGTTACGGCCCACTCCGACAGCCTTTGAAAAGGCTGAATAAATGCCAATACTTCCTCATCCGTCATGCCTTTGCCGGTTTGCGCCCGTAACGCGTGCTCTTGTTGTAAGCGCCAGCGATAAACCCGAGAAAAACTCTGACCATTAAGAAAAACAAGCCCATCAAATTGCTCAAATACTTCCTGGTAGTTAGTCGCTAGCAGGCGGTTAACGCAGTGGCGAAAACAGCCATCGCGGTCGTGTTTTCGCTCAAAATCATTGACGTCATAACCCAACTGCGCAGCTGGCTGAGCGGTTACCCCCATACACCAACCTTCTACGATTAATACTTGCGCCCCCTCTGGCACTGGCCGCCATTGGCTCTTGCTGAGCTTGTTATCTGATGCTTTATCAAACACCGGTAATAGCAACGCCCGCTGCTGTTTAAAGTCCCATAGTACCTGTTGCAATAAAGCCAGATCGTGACTGCCTGGGAGACCACGCTGTTGATACAGTGGATGGACTCGCTGTGCTAACTGTGCTCGTTCATTGGCATCAAAATAAAAATCATCAAGCGATACCGCAACCCCAGTAATATTATCCCCGTACAGCTGCTTGATTAGGTGTTGGCTCAAGGTTGACTTACCACTGCCCTGCATGCCGGAAATGGCCAGCAATAGCGGGGCCTGTTTACGCCGCCATAAACTGGCAACCTGGGTGGCGAGGTTATCTACTAATGGACTGCTAGACACGTTCGCTGACGCCTTAGATCACGCTAAAAAACATAATGGTATTGTAGCAGTAGCGTTCTGCCCTGCTGCGGCACGCGACCATCTCTTAACCTAGGGTCAAATACATCCACTTTTTTATCGGTTAAATTCTCACCTTTAAGGTAAAGCTTAGCATCATCAGCAAGCTGCCATGACAGCGACAGCCCCAACAGCCAATAACTGGGTTGGTCAAAACTGGCAATCTCTGGGTTTGGCGGACCTGGCACAAAGGTGCTATCTCGCCATAATGCGTTTAAGGTCGCTTCAATGCCGTCATATTGATGGGTTATGGCAGCGGCAAAAAACTTTTTAAAGCTGCCATTTAGGGGTTTATCGAACATCTGCGTGAAAGCCCCTTGCAGCCAAGTGCGCTCGCTAAGATTAAGGTTAGCATTGACTTCAATGCCCTGCATATTGGTTTCAAAAACATTACCAAAGGTAAATTCAGCTTGGGGGTCCTTGATTGGGATCAGGTTGATAAAGTCACTCAACTGGTTTTCGAAAAGTACCACATCCAGTTGTTTTTGTTGGTCTTGGTAATGCCATACAAACTCGGTGGTTTTAACTCGCTCTGAGGTCAAATCGGAATTACCAATGGTGACATCATCATTAGAATTTAATTCGTTGCTCACTGGCGTGCGGAACGACTCACCATATTGAAATTTTAAGGTATGGCGCTGATTAACATCGTAAATAAAGGCCAATCGCGGTGATAGCTTATCATCTATATCCTTGACTTCATCATAGCGAATGCCAGCAAACATATTCAGGTCATCGCTGAGTTTGTACTTGGCTTGGAGATACCCGGCATGAGAGTCAAACTCTTGCAGCAGTGGGTAAAATGGCGCGTAGTTTTTTACTGTGGTAACACCGCCTAAGTATGCGCTATCGGCTAAAAATACATCGCCAAAGTCGGGGTCGTAGTAACTTGTTCTAATATTGGCTTGGCTTTGCTCTTCATCTGACCACTCCAGACCAAAATTCCAATCCAGCTTGTCGTTTTGGCTAAAACGGCCATCGAGGTTGTAGGTTAAATCTCTTGATTGCCAAGCCGGCCCGACAAGAAAATCAGCGCCAGCGGCCAACCCTATCTCATCAGCGGCGACAATAAGCCCGGCACTTTCAATGTTGTGCTCAATGAAACTCAGCGAGTGACTTAACATCAGCTGCGGATTAATCTGCCAATCGTAACTTACTATCGTGGCTATATTTTCACTTTGATGCTCATTATCCGGTGAATAACGCGATAGATTTAAAAACTCATCCAGTTCCGTGCGGTTGTACCTTAACTGCCAGCTTAAGGCGTGATGGCTTCCACCAAATGTAATAAACAGGGATTTTAATGGATCTTGTACTGCGTTTTGAAAATAGCCCTCACCGGAGCGCTGATTGGCGGCAATATTACCGTATAACTCAGTATCATCGCTGATTTTTTTTGAACCACTGAGCGCCATTTGCAGCGTACCCTGTTCACCGTATCCAACACTGAATTCGTTACTGGCGGTTTTAGTGATGACGTTCATAACCCCAAGAAAGGCATTACTGCCGTACAGCGCCGATCCTGGACCACGAATAAACTCTACTTTGGCAACGATATCAACAGGAATAAAAGGGGTGTATACAGACGCTTTGCCAAATGACGATTCATTTAATCGCTGGCCATCAATCATCACCAACACATGGCCGGTATCCAAATACACACCTCGAGTATGCTCTTTTGGCACCGCTCCAACCCAATCACCACGGGTGGATTGGAATCCGGGCACATAGTTCATTAATTCATAAACATTATCAACGCCAAGGCTGGCGATTTGTTGGGCATTAAAAACGGTGGTGCTCGATGGCACAGAAGCGCGGGTCTCAGAGGTTTTACTCGCGATAGATATGTTAACATCCAATAGTTCTTCAAAAGACAACTGGTATAAGTCTTCTTCGGATCCCTGTGCTATTGGCATACCGAGCACAGCGGCAAAGAGTAAAACGGCTTTATTCATAATAACGAGCTCTATGTTCCCACACTTCGCTCGCAGCATTAGTGTTTAACTAACCTACGTAGCAGCATATGATTAATTTAATAATACTTGCTATTTGCCACTACGCAAGTTTTTGATTCGCCTTTTAAATTAGAAGCACACTGAAGTTATTAGGCAGCTGCCAGTTTGCGCGCTTTAAAATATTTGTATAAGCCAATTAATGACGCTGCAATCCAGAATAACTCGATAACAAAGCTTGCCAAATTAAAATTATAG
Coding sequences within it:
- a CDS encoding DUF58 domain-containing protein; its protein translation is MKKEKPFDAVQWFNESHSDGASLNLKELLYYKSKAHLLSLRPRGKVKSAQAGQYLAPHKGRGMEFAEVRQYQYGDDIRAIDWRVTARTGETHTKLFQEEKERPVFVFCDLSASMLFGSQLLLKSVLAAHLSSLVAWSACARGDRVGGVVFNDQHHHELKPMARDRGVLALAHQLCSLHQQALESRDAATNSHRFNENLKRLVHLAKPGSLIYLVSDFTALDEDSFKLLERATRHNEVIACMITDPFERQLPHYSQAIEATDGGNKWTLPLMDQQFREQFSHHAERFFEQRIALLRRSGMTLQHYDASLPIELQLVRG
- a CDS encoding DUF4381 domain-containing protein; the protein is MQADPLAQLNDVVVPQSVSWWPLSYPMWALIGTIVLLLVFICRYFYLRQQHLRAKKHAVKLSTSAQSAQELHLILKRLVKHYYGEPYASLSAEPWLEFQAKVTKAELTRQELDSLYSPNPSATLQAKLITAIKTFNVKEKRYV
- a CDS encoding vWA domain-containing protein encodes the protein MFEFAWPWAFLLLPLPWLIAKFKPSKAQAGIKLRIPSLAKMAIAGHSQLQPRKSINWLEALVWLLLVIAAANPTWLDDPIVVPNEGRDIMLAVDLSASMTEQDMDYQGRSVDRLSVVKAVVSDFISERQGDRLGLILFGDTAFLQTPLTRDLNTVSQMLSEAQIGLVGRATAIGDAIGLAVKRFGEREQSNKILILLTDGQNTAGNLEPDEALVLAREEGIKVYTIGVGSDGKRGFGLFGFNSMAGSSIDEKTLQHIAKETGGQYFRAKDVAGLQQIYAMLDQLEPISDETQTFRPKLALFYWPLLAVLTLLFLARCSVVLTAWLRR
- a CDS encoding VWA domain-containing protein, which translates into the protein MEFEFIRPQLLWLLLPWMLYGLLHWRNKGAKQAQQLIAPHLAGVVMGEHKNNGQKHNSAWLSIAFFLLAIIAIAGPSIEKREVPVFKTQAPRVMVMDMSYSMYATDIAPNRLTQARFKALDLLQLFKEGETGLIAYAGDAFTVSPLTTDVTTLENLIPSLSPEIMPSKGSNVLAGIDQAVSLLKGAGFDRGSIVLLTDGIEQNDSEDIRALLSGSNFTLSVYGIGSAAGAPINLPEGGFLKDQYGQIVVPKLVKSRLQKLAASQDGVYASYTADGRDIQAFKPSASNAKPSDEQQTNTKWRIDAGVYLLVLLIPMALLLLRNHAIALSTVLLVCLFPQQHAYAAQWSQWFKNTDQNALAAYQNDDYDQASHASNSVLKGAALYKKGDFQQAADVLRQQPSAEAQYNLGNALAKLGQLDDAIAAYDRALAKQPDFEQAQQNKALVQQLKDQQEQQNQQGQQDQQGQQDQQGQQDQQGQQDQQGQQDQQGQQDQQGQQDQQGQQDQQGQQDQQGQQDQQGQQDQQGQQDQQGQQDQQGQQQQSDGNSQENNNQPELAANTDPEPGQPQQQPEDPSEVTADAKAQPQSQQQQQQADKMMAQQGRELTPEEIEKAQQLNQLLRKVPDDPAILLRNKMLLESQQRKQRRLPRGVEKSW
- a CDS encoding BatD family protein, translated to MVTRILLLLSLLISSQAALALDNLTASVDKNPVLAGEYFTLTITAEGKVKGTIPDVSALSQNFVTSPVSTSSRTSIINGSMTSSTSWQVQLVARTPGEYTIPAFEVDGAKTQPITLNVVAQQGDEQSKDIFVKATLDSTSLYVQQAGLYTVKLYIGQDLLDGQLSAPEAEGATVTQLGKQQEEYEIVDGRRYMVITREYMLQPQRSGDITIQPPVFNGQVREGYRRMAVSAVAEAIELTVNPIPSEHADNWLPSEYVNFSAEWQPQDTNVTVGTPLTRTFTLTAVGVTKEQLPELNMEEVEGFRIYPDTSERKQITRDGKVISQLLVSFAYLPQRSGEFVLPEVSLPWFNTVTKRQEFATLPAKNITIKADPNQTQPAAPISSSESDVAAAKDLKAQPAPQVQKHIPQWLWLITALGYLLWLATVVAWWLFHKARPTAKLPAQAEVNQPRNMGFSDAVKKDDPQAFYQALLVYLNQQQQSLSDWLKTQPSEVQSQVHALQASLYGKGTGEINLKSLYQAVQKAEKVHLQQQSTAPLDSLY
- a CDS encoding sigma-70 family RNA polymerase sigma factor; protein product: MTSKQTHYESLVRAYHKELYKFAYWLSGDPTIAEDLVQETFLRAWRALDSLQEKDAAKPWLLTILRRENARRFERKQFDYSDVEQDTLVDERSSSLDDSAEQAVVQRQIAALATEYKEPLLLQVVMGCSGDEIATILELNKNTVMTRLYRARNQLKEALKAGYEPIKGASN
- a CDS encoding DUF3379 family protein, whose protein sequence is MDELEFRRRLFADPHDEEVIAAAKAQPELQRIVTEMQQFDDFLNQSMAIAVPDDLADKIIAKQQAEVANNQEHGKVSWFRRATMPFAVAASTLFAALIFYFGGFGEPLNTGQHALAHVYHESSALEREDAIPLQQVNEKLAMFGGKFDDLPGKVVFATFCNFKGQKSLHLVMQSEFGPLTVFVVPTGQQATLDGSDRFSDNRFAGLIAHNDRANTILVGDKSAPLQHFQSAVQTSLRWL
- a CDS encoding Tim44 domain-containing protein, producing the protein MKNFIVLFTLLALVIGTSFDAEARKKFGKRSSGKTHQTTTTQQKKVDTQTLNSKTTKTKSSKKGIMGGILGGLLAGGLIAAMLGDDFEGFQLLEMLLLAGAAFFIFKLVKSALLKRQHPGYAGAAPQSSNYNSQQFQSSQPSPQSSGGGFGATSVPLNLPRDFDINGFLQGARQHYQTIQKAWNDNDFATISEYLSPELVAEFKQDREAQGDVKTEVMFVDAEMVRADTHPHVWEISVKFTGKYRDLGDMQEEPIHEIWHLERQTSGNAPWLIVGVEDLAS
- a CDS encoding kinase, with product MSSSPLVDNLATQVASLWRRKQAPLLLAISGMQGSGKSTLSQHLIKQLYGDNITGVAVSLDDFYFDANERAQLAQRVHPLYQQRGLPGSHDLALLQQVLWDFKQQRALLLPVFDKASDNKLSKSQWRPVPEGAQVLIVEGWCMGVTAQPAAQLGYDVNDFERKHDRDGCFRHCVNRLLATNYQEVFEQFDGLVFLNGQSFSRVYRWRLQQEHALRAQTGKGMTDEEVLAFIQPFQRLSEWAVTSLSESANVVVDLGEDREVLTVRGQL
- a CDS encoding TonB-dependent receptor plug domain-containing protein — its product is MNKAVLLFAAVLGMPIAQGSEEDLYQLSFEELLDVNISIASKTSETRASVPSSTTVFNAQQIASLGVDNVYELMNYVPGFQSTRGDWVGAVPKEHTRGVYLDTGHVLVMIDGQRLNESSFGKASVYTPFIPVDIVAKVEFIRGPGSALYGSNAFLGVMNVITKTASNEFSVGYGEQGTLQMALSGSKKISDDTELYGNIAANQRSGEGYFQNAVQDPLKSLFITFGGSHHALSWQLRYNRTELDEFLNLSRYSPDNEHQSENIATIVSYDWQINPQLMLSHSLSFIEHNIESAGLIVAADEIGLAAGADFLVGPAWQSRDLTYNLDGRFSQNDKLDWNFGLEWSDEEQSQANIRTSYYDPDFGDVFLADSAYLGGVTTVKNYAPFYPLLQEFDSHAGYLQAKYKLSDDLNMFAGIRYDEVKDIDDKLSPRLAFIYDVNQRHTLKFQYGESFRTPVSNELNSNDDVTIGNSDLTSERVKTTEFVWHYQDQQKQLDVVLFENQLSDFINLIPIKDPQAEFTFGNVFETNMQGIEVNANLNLSERTWLQGAFTQMFDKPLNGSFKKFFAAAITHQYDGIEATLNALWRDSTFVPGPPNPEIASFDQPSYWLLGLSLSWQLADDAKLYLKGENLTDKKVDVFDPRLRDGRVPQQGRTLLLQYHYVF